The following are from one region of the Jeongeupia sp. USM3 genome:
- a CDS encoding UPF0149 family protein gives MKFKPEPPLSDAELDELAAFLESDATGDECMDLSMLHGFLTAIRVGPAEPEPAAWLAQVWGEAGQTPRFASPAAQQRIEDLILRFYNQLGDELVGEPAAFTPLVYVDEEAGTDIAQQWCYGFMLGTAMAPKAWQPAMDDDEIAQLLAPIFDCADDEAREAMEADGDNLAEFEHELAAALPDIVPVLRAFWLARAEAAAPRVSRRRH, from the coding sequence ATGAAATTCAAACCCGAACCGCCGCTGTCCGACGCCGAACTCGACGAGCTCGCCGCCTTCCTCGAATCCGACGCCACAGGCGACGAGTGCATGGACCTGTCGATGCTGCACGGCTTTCTTACCGCGATCCGCGTCGGCCCGGCCGAACCGGAGCCGGCCGCATGGCTGGCGCAGGTCTGGGGCGAGGCCGGCCAGACGCCGCGCTTCGCGTCGCCGGCGGCGCAACAGCGGATCGAAGACCTGATCCTGCGCTTCTACAACCAGCTCGGCGATGAACTCGTCGGCGAACCCGCCGCATTCACGCCACTCGTCTATGTCGACGAGGAGGCCGGCACCGACATCGCCCAGCAGTGGTGCTACGGCTTCATGCTCGGCACGGCGATGGCGCCGAAGGCGTGGCAGCCGGCGATGGACGATGACGAAATCGCCCAGCTGCTGGCACCGATCTTCGACTGCGCCGACGACGAGGCGCGCGAGGCGATGGAAGCCGATGGCGACAACCTCGCCGAATTCGAGCACGAACTGGCCGCGGCGCTGCCGGACATCGTTCCGGTGCTGCGGGCGTTCTGGCTGGCGCGGGCCGAGGCTGCCGCACCGCGCGTCAGCCGCCGCCGGCATTGA
- the miaB gene encoding tRNA (N6-isopentenyl adenosine(37)-C2)-methylthiotransferase MiaB — MSKKVFIKTFGCQMNEYDSDKMVDLLNATDGLIKTDSPEDADVILFNTCSVREKAQEKVFSDLGRVKELKLRNPNLVIGVGGCVASQEGEEIVKRAPYVDVVFGPQTLHRLPELIAQKRATGTSQVDISFPEIEKFDHLPPARVDGATAFVSIMEGCSKFCSFCIVPYTRGQEVSRPFEDVLAEVAGLAQQGVKEVTLLGQNVNAYRGAILDSGLDGTENEIADFATLLEYVHEVPGIERIRYTTSHPREMTQRIVDCYRTLPKLVSHLHLPVQAGSDRTLVNMKRGYTTLEYKSLVRKLREARPGICLSSDFIVGFPGETDDDFERTMKLIEDVRFDASFSFIYSMRPGTPAADLPDDVPQDVKTRRLMRLQARIEELAQEVNQAMVGTVQRVLVEGISKKDPNELAGRTDNNRIVNFVGQPRLIGQFAEVYVTKSFSHSLKGEIVTHEDAVV; from the coding sequence ATGAGCAAGAAAGTATTCATCAAGACCTTCGGCTGCCAGATGAACGAGTACGACTCGGACAAGATGGTCGACCTGCTGAACGCCACCGACGGCCTGATCAAGACCGACAGCCCGGAAGACGCCGACGTCATCCTGTTCAACACCTGTAGCGTGCGCGAAAAGGCGCAGGAAAAGGTGTTCTCCGACCTCGGCCGCGTCAAGGAACTCAAGCTCAGGAACCCGAACCTCGTCATCGGCGTCGGCGGCTGTGTCGCGTCGCAGGAAGGCGAGGAAATCGTCAAGCGCGCCCCGTACGTCGACGTGGTGTTCGGCCCGCAGACGCTGCACCGGTTGCCCGAGCTGATCGCGCAGAAGCGCGCGACCGGCACCAGCCAGGTCGACATCAGCTTCCCCGAGATCGAAAAGTTCGACCACCTGCCGCCCGCGCGCGTCGACGGCGCCACGGCCTTCGTGTCGATCATGGAAGGCTGTTCGAAGTTCTGTTCGTTCTGCATCGTGCCGTACACGCGCGGCCAGGAAGTCAGCCGGCCGTTCGAGGACGTGCTCGCCGAAGTCGCCGGGCTGGCGCAGCAGGGCGTCAAGGAAGTGACCCTGCTGGGCCAGAACGTCAACGCCTACCGCGGCGCCATTCTTGACAGTGGCCTCGACGGCACCGAGAACGAGATCGCCGATTTCGCCACCCTGCTTGAATACGTGCACGAAGTACCGGGCATCGAGCGCATCCGCTACACGACCAGCCACCCGCGCGAGATGACCCAGCGCATCGTCGACTGCTACCGCACGCTGCCCAAGCTGGTATCGCACCTGCACCTGCCGGTACAGGCCGGTTCGGACCGCACGCTGGTGAACATGAAGCGCGGCTACACCACGCTCGAATACAAGAGCCTGGTGCGCAAACTGCGCGAAGCACGGCCGGGCATCTGCCTGTCGAGCGACTTCATCGTCGGCTTCCCCGGCGAGACCGACGACGATTTCGAACGCACGATGAAGCTGATCGAGGACGTGCGCTTCGACGCCAGCTTCAGCTTCATCTACAGCATGCGCCCGGGCACGCCAGCCGCCGACCTGCCCGACGACGTGCCACAGGACGTGAAGACCCGCCGCCTGATGCGCCTGCAGGCGCGGATCGAGGAGCTGGCACAGGAAGTGAACCAGGCGATGGTCGGCACCGTGCAGCGCGTGCTGGTCGAAGGGATTTCGAAGAAGGATCCGAACGAACTGGCCGGCCGCACCGACAACAACCGCATCGTCAACTTCGTCGGCCAGCCGCGGCTGATCGGCCAGTTTGCCGAGGTCTACGTGACCAAGTCGTTCTCGCACAGCCTCAAGGGCGAGATCGTCACGCACGAGGACGCGGTGGTCTGA